The Psychrobacillus sp. FSL K6-4046 DNA window TTCAGGATGCAATCGTTGAAAGTGGTATACATCATGAAGAGCTGCTTGATAGTGATCCAAACGAGAACCACTTACACCAGTTAAAATAACTTCGTTTGGTTTATATTTCATTGCTTCTAATAAAGCCAAACGCGTATCTGTCTCATCCTTCTCAGAAGGCATTATAGATACATGTGTCACGTGTTTACGTAGTGTATCCAACTCTTTATAACTAATAGAATCAAAATCTCCAATAATCTCAGTTGGAACAATATCAGCATTCAGCAAATGATAGGCACCTCTATCAGCCCCAATAAAGATTGTTTCCTCTTGTAAAAAAGGAAGCTGTCTAAGATCAACAACTTCCTCTACAGGACCACCTGCGCAGATGAAGACACGCTTCATTTTGAAGCCACACTCAATCCTGCAGCTTTTATTCTTTGAAGTGCCTTTCCTTTGTCAGGTGCATTATAAACAGCGGATCCAGCGACTAAAATAGTTGCTCCTGCTTCCACACAAGGAATAATTGTCTCCTCGTTGACTCCTCCATCAATCTCAATTTCAATAGAAAGATTTCTTTCCTGTATAATCTGAGAAAGTTGTTTTACTTTAGGAATGACCGAATGTATAAATTTCTGAC harbors:
- a CDS encoding thiamine diphosphokinase, with the protein product MKRVFICAGGPVEEVVDLRQLPFLQEETIFIGADRGAYHLLNADIVPTEIIGDFDSISYKELDTLRKHVTHVSIMPSEKDETDTRLALLEAMKYKPNEVILTGVSGSRLDHYQAALHDVYHFQRLHPEVSFYIQNNKNKLQFLLPGTHKIDQQEYKYISFYPFGEGLEDVTLDGFLYNVEEEPINYGHAKFTSNEQVERTSTISFKSGICLMIRSSD